One Trachemys scripta elegans isolate TJP31775 chromosome 4, CAS_Tse_1.0, whole genome shotgun sequence genomic region harbors:
- the PACSIN1 gene encoding protein kinase C and casein kinase substrate in neurons protein 1: MSGSYDESAAAAEEITDSFWEVGNYKRTVKRIDDGHRLCNDLMNCVHERAKIEKAYAQQLTDWSKRWRQLIEKGPQYGSLERAWGAMMTEADKVSELHQDVKNSLLNEDFEKVKNWQKDAYHKQIMGGFKEAKEADDGFRKAQKPWAKKMKEVETAKKAYHLACKEEKLAMTREANSKAEQSITADQQKKLQDKVEKCKQDVQKTQEKYEKVLEELNKCTPQYMESMEQVFEQCQQFEEKRLIFLKEVLLDIKRHLNLAESSSYTNVYRELEQTIRVADAQEDLRWFRSTNGPGMPMNWPQFEEWNPDLTHTITRREKIKKNEGVTLTNATAVGESAAVAGDRGSVSSYDRSQPYTTEWSDDEGGNSFSASEANGGANPFEEEPVGKGMRVRALYDYDGQEQDELSFKAGDELTKLGEEDEQGWCKGRLDNGQLGLYPANYVESI, encoded by the exons ATGTCGGGCTCCTACGATGAGTCTGCGGCGGCTGCGGAGGAAATAACCGACAGCTTCTGGGAG GTGGGGAACTACAAACGGACAGTGAAACGGATAGACGACGGGCACCGGCTCTGTAATGACCTCATGAACTGCGTCCACGAGCGGGCCAAGATCGAGAAGGCCTACGCTCAGCAGCTGACCGACTGGTCCAAGAGGTGGAGGCAGCTGATCGAGAAAG GCCCGCAGTACGGCAGCTTGGAGAGGGCGTGGGGAGCCATGATGACAGAGGCGGACAAGGTGAGCGAGCTGCATCAGGATGTGAAGAACAGCCTGCTGAACGAGGACTTTGAGAAGGTGAAGAACTGGCAGAAGGACGCTTACCACAAGCAGATCATGGGAGGCTTCAAGGAGGCCAAGGAGGCAGACGATGGCTTCCGGAAAGCGCAGAAACCCTGGGCCAAGAAAATGAAGGAG GTGGAGACGGCCAAGAAAGCATATCACCTGGCATGCAAAGAGGAGAAGCTGGCAATGACCCGGGAAGCCAACAGCAAGGCAGAGCAGTCCATCACTGCAgaccagcagaagaagctccagGACAAGGTGGAAAAGTGCAAGCAAGATGTGCAAAAG ACCCAAGAGAAATACGAGAAGGTGCTGGAGGAGCTGAACAAGTGCACCCCACAGTACATGGAGAGCATGGAGCAGGTGTTCGAGCAGTGCCAGCAGTTCGAGGAGAAGAGGCTCATCTTCCTGAAGGAGGTGCTGTTGGACATCAAGCGGCACCTGAACCTGGCTGAGAGCAGCAG CTACACCAACGTCTACCGCGAGCTGGAGCAAACCATCCGCGTGGCAGACGCGCAGGAGGACCTCAGGTGGTTCCGCAGCACTAATGGCCCGGGGATGCCTATGAACTGGCCCCAGTTTGAG GAGTGGAACCCGGACCTCACGCACACGATAACGAGGCGAGAGAAGATTAAGAAGAACGAAGGGGTGACCCTGACCAATGCCACTGCAGTGGGCGAGTCAGCAGCAGTGGCCGGGGACCGCGGCAG CGTGAGCAGCTACGACCGCAGCCAGCCCTACACCACTGAGTGGTCGGACGACGAGGGCGGCAACTCCTTCAGTGCCAGCGAGGCCAATGGCGGCGCCAACCCCTTTGAGGAGGAGCCGGTAGGGAAGGGAATGCGTGTGCGAGCTCTGTATGACTACGACGGGCAAGAGCAGGATGAGCTGAGCTTCAAAGCGG GCGACGAATTAACCAAATTAGGTGAAGAAGATGAACAAGGATGGTGCAAAGGGCGTCTAGACAATGGGCAGCTCGGCCTTTACCCAGCCAACTATGTGGAGTCTATCTAA